Proteins from a genomic interval of Methanospirillum lacunae:
- a CDS encoding methyl-accepting chemotaxis protein, with product MSENPFSNEEISDILTLLDEIPYAIQVIDNGIFSYCNKATLDLFGGENLEMILEKPVSIISPSRQPDNSSSHEQFSQFMSRAHSGEKVTFDWSFISLQSGQILCEVTLHQIQFRGKRCLLATESEIEEWVKDLTGLEKKNTFLEHSLQAVSEGLNALALGDTDFSLAIPQADNDTQGTMTHLTRVVESVEKTRKSIKTLIDDTTQLSTSVAEGQLSARVDTTRHQGKFRYVIENINSTLDSVVTPLQTTTDLVGRISNGDIPPPISDEYPGDLNTVKTSLNQCIEAINSLVWDTVLLSEAAVKGNLSVRVDPTEHRGDFGLIVEGINNTLDSIIGPFKITADYLARIAVGDIPTTIEETYEGDFNEIKNNLNTCIEAVNAMVWDTVVLSEAAVKGKFSVRADASQHKGDFRAIVEGINNTLDSVINPLEVAAEYVHRISKGDMPPLITDTYEGDFNEIKNNLNTCIESIKRLISDANLMAAAAVNGMLDTRSDLDKHQGDFREIMAGINTTLDHFTWPIRETSRICKHYAECDFSARVNSKLGLSGEFIPFRDSLNGIGIQMQDVISEINRIAGSYAKGDFSTTIDSSCRIKGDLIPLRDALDRIGSDISDLLKVVLLQMKDLTENAKTASSGVADVSSGASLIAETAERTQENAERSQQGIDQVLQAMEDLTRNISEVSVNTERVAQLTKSADEMAQGGILSASNAEKGMKDITRTSNTANTLIAEIQKEMHEIGKIVNLITNIASQTNLLALNAAIEAARAGDAGRGFAVVASEVKSLAQDSRRSAENINEMIAKLQSRGEEAAKAMAESQTAVDTGDKALKETLQAFHNLSGSVETIKENMETVASASEEQAASFEEITASVSDMSTLVNETAKQAINSSATSEEALAIVSQIEHVIEEINRVSVTITHNMSRFTIRS from the coding sequence ATGAGTGAAAACCCGTTCTCTAATGAAGAAATTTCAGATATTCTGACCCTACTTGACGAGATCCCCTATGCCATCCAGGTAATTGACAACGGAATTTTTAGTTATTGTAATAAGGCAACACTTGACCTCTTTGGTGGAGAAAACCTGGAGATGATCCTGGAAAAACCTGTATCCATAATCTCTCCGAGTAGACAACCTGACAACAGTTCATCTCATGAACAGTTTAGTCAATTTATGAGCAGGGCTCATTCTGGTGAGAAAGTCACATTTGACTGGTCGTTTATATCATTGCAATCAGGTCAGATTTTATGTGAAGTCACACTTCATCAGATTCAGTTTAGAGGTAAGAGATGTTTACTTGCAACCGAATCTGAAATAGAAGAATGGGTAAAAGATCTGACTGGACTTGAAAAGAAAAACACTTTCCTTGAACACTCGTTGCAGGCTGTATCAGAGGGACTTAATGCCCTTGCTTTAGGAGATACAGACTTTTCTCTAGCCATACCTCAAGCAGACAATGATACACAGGGGACAATGACTCATCTGACCAGAGTTGTAGAGTCGGTAGAAAAAACCCGAAAATCAATAAAAACTCTGATTGATGATACGACACAGCTTTCTACATCAGTGGCAGAGGGTCAACTCAGCGCCAGAGTAGATACAACAAGGCATCAGGGGAAATTCCGTTATGTTATTGAAAATATCAACTCAACCCTTGATTCGGTTGTAACTCCCCTGCAGACAACAACTGATCTTGTAGGCAGAATATCAAATGGTGATATCCCACCTCCAATATCGGATGAATATCCCGGGGATCTTAATACTGTGAAAACAAGTCTCAATCAGTGTATAGAGGCTATAAATTCTCTTGTATGGGATACAGTACTGCTGAGCGAAGCTGCAGTGAAAGGTAATTTATCAGTTCGTGTGGATCCGACAGAGCACCGGGGAGACTTTGGGCTTATTGTAGAGGGAATAAACAATACCCTTGATTCTATCATTGGACCATTTAAGATCACTGCAGACTATCTTGCCCGGATTGCAGTTGGTGACATCCCAACGACGATAGAGGAGACATACGAGGGAGATTTCAATGAGATAAAAAATAACCTGAACACATGTATCGAAGCTGTGAATGCTATGGTCTGGGATACTGTTGTACTTAGTGAGGCTGCGGTGAAAGGAAAATTTTCTGTTCGTGCTGATGCCTCGCAACATAAGGGAGATTTCAGGGCAATCGTAGAAGGGATCAACAATACTCTTGATTCAGTGATAAATCCCCTGGAGGTTGCTGCAGAATATGTACATCGTATCTCGAAAGGTGATATGCCCCCACTTATCACCGATACATATGAAGGTGACTTCAACGAGATTAAAAACAATCTGAACACATGTATCGAATCGATTAAACGGTTAATATCAGATGCAAATCTTATGGCCGCCGCAGCGGTGAATGGAATGCTCGATACGAGGAGTGACCTGGATAAACACCAGGGTGATTTTAGGGAGATAATGGCAGGGATTAACACCACCCTTGATCACTTTACCTGGCCAATCAGGGAGACTTCCCGCATATGCAAGCATTACGCAGAGTGTGACTTTTCTGCTCGTGTTAATTCAAAACTAGGGCTATCTGGAGAATTTATACCATTCAGGGATTCACTAAACGGTATTGGAATCCAGATGCAGGATGTCATTTCAGAGATAAACCGTATTGCAGGAAGCTATGCTAAAGGTGACTTCAGTACGACGATCGACAGTTCATGCCGGATCAAAGGAGATCTCATACCATTGCGGGATGCACTTGACAGAATTGGTTCAGATATTTCAGATCTGCTGAAAGTAGTCCTGCTACAGATGAAAGATCTGACTGAAAATGCAAAGACTGCATCATCAGGGGTTGCTGATGTCAGTAGCGGTGCGTCCCTGATTGCAGAGACTGCTGAAAGAACGCAGGAAAATGCAGAGAGAAGCCAGCAGGGAATTGATCAGGTGCTTCAGGCCATGGAGGATCTCACCAGGAATATCAGTGAGGTCTCTGTGAACACCGAAAGGGTGGCACAACTGACAAAATCAGCAGATGAAATGGCACAGGGTGGTATTCTCAGCGCCAGTAATGCAGAAAAAGGGATGAAAGACATTACACGGACCAGTAACACTGCAAACACCCTGATTGCCGAGATTCAGAAAGAGATGCATGAAATCGGGAAGATTGTGAACCTGATCACAAATATTGCCAGCCAGACAAATCTGCTCGCTCTTAATGCCGCTATTGAGGCTGCACGGGCCGGAGATGCAGGGAGAGGGTTTGCTGTGGTTGCTTCAGAAGTTAAGTCACTTGCCCAGGATTCACGAAGATCTGCAGAAAACATCAACGAGATGATAGCAAAGTTGCAGAGCAGGGGCGAAGAAGCGGCAAAGGCTATGGCTGAGTCGCAAACCGCTGTTGATACAGGAGACAAAGCCCTGAAAGAGACATTGCAGGCGTTTCATAATCTTTCAGGATCTGTGGAGACGATCAAAGAGAATATGGAGACCGTGGCAAGTGCTTCAGAGGAACAGGCTGCATCATTTGAGGAGATTACTGCCAGTGTAAGCGATATGAGTACACTTGTCAACGAGACTGCAAAGCAGGCGATAAACTCGTCAGCAACGAGTGAAGAGGCCCTTGCGATTGTGTCCCAGATTGAGCATGTTATTGAAGAGATAAATCGTGTTTCAGTTACTATAACTCATAATATGAGCAGATTTACAATAAGGAGTTAA
- a CDS encoding GrpB family protein, with product MRTITIVQADPRWEEEFSKIKAMISGHIGDLIIGIEHVGSTSVPGLRAKPIIDIDVVIEDMTCFPAIIERLNHAGFDHEGNLGIEGREAFKRRFDDGFMPYHLYVCPTDSKGYREHIAFRDYLRSHPDASREYERIKQGLARLYPHDIDRYLSGKNNFIKEILKEALYGNEKDI from the coding sequence ATGAGAACAATAACAATAGTCCAGGCAGATCCCAGGTGGGAAGAGGAATTTTCAAAGATCAAAGCGATGATATCAGGGCATATCGGAGATCTTATCATCGGGATTGAGCACGTAGGGAGTACTTCAGTTCCCGGTTTGAGAGCAAAACCCATTATCGATATTGATGTGGTTATTGAGGATATGACCTGTTTTCCGGCTATAATAGAACGCCTTAATCATGCAGGATTTGATCATGAGGGAAACCTTGGAATAGAAGGACGGGAAGCATTCAAACGAAGATTTGACGATGGATTCATGCCCTATCACTTGTATGTCTGTCCAACAGATAGCAAAGGATATCGTGAGCATATCGCCTTTCGGGATTATCTCCGGTCACATCCTGATGCTTCCAGGGAATATGAAAGAATAAAACAGGGGTTGGCAAGGTTATATCCGCATGATATCGACAGGTATCTGAGTGGGAAGAATAATTTCATTAAGGAGATATTGAAGGAAGCGTTGTATGGAAACGAGAAGGACATTTAA
- a CDS encoding histidine kinase N-terminal 7TM domain-containing protein — MTISVYTISLVFSAVVTSLISVFIWKYRTCRVSREFVLLLVAVSWWSATTAMETLVQPLYLKLFFTTICYLGSQFSPVLYLLFVLKFTQTDSHLNIKSRYLLFVIPCISFFMAATNGFHHLLWSSITLTESGFAGIYVIYTHGPWYWIEWLYSIGLLLVGIVVLVFTAFRSSHFFTVQSRIILLSSLIPIVGCFGYAVFFSELEGIDPTPLLFSLTGIFMAIGIIRYSFLDIVPIARDHVLECMAEGVLIIDNDNRIIDANPSAWKYLQRAKPAIGSSIQDIFPEWYARYSVDKRESGTLSISGENNNKFWLLWSISTINDIEECSIGSCLIIKDITQQYEANEKINAQTLHLENLTQDLINANRSLQLMTGITRHDILNMISVQRGYMEIAMKDKTVESYAHAVHMSYNASLEIQGLIKFTQEYQDIGAVQPSWMNLALLIQDQIRFFNNDNINLITFIPADIEILVEPLFAKVFYVLIENSLRHGQMLTEIMIYCRRENDLIIYYEDNGVGIRNEDKVKIFKTGFGKNTGLGLYLAKEILMVHDCSIIETGIPMSGVRFEITIPSNRWRKC, encoded by the coding sequence ATGACTATCAGTGTTTATACAATATCGCTGGTTTTTTCAGCTGTAGTGACAAGTCTTATTTCGGTTTTTATATGGAAATATCGGACCTGCCGGGTTAGTCGTGAATTCGTCCTCCTTCTTGTAGCTGTTAGTTGGTGGTCCGCTACTACTGCGATGGAAACACTTGTCCAGCCCCTATATCTCAAGTTATTTTTTACAACAATCTGTTATTTAGGAAGTCAGTTTTCTCCGGTTCTCTATCTCCTTTTTGTTTTAAAATTTACTCAAACTGACTCGCATCTCAATATCAAATCTCGATATCTACTTTTTGTGATACCGTGTATTTCATTTTTTATGGCTGCAACAAATGGATTCCATCACCTTTTGTGGTCATCAATTACATTAACCGAATCTGGATTTGCAGGGATATATGTTATTTATACGCATGGTCCATGGTACTGGATCGAATGGCTCTACAGCATCGGTCTGTTACTGGTAGGGATTGTGGTACTCGTTTTTACTGCCTTTCGTTCTTCTCACTTTTTTACAGTGCAAAGCAGAATTATTCTACTATCCTCACTGATTCCAATTGTTGGATGTTTTGGATATGCAGTATTCTTTTCTGAATTAGAGGGCATAGATCCTACTCCCCTGCTCTTTTCATTAACTGGAATCTTTATGGCGATTGGAATAATAAGATATTCTTTTTTAGATATAGTTCCAATTGCACGAGATCATGTTCTCGAATGTATGGCTGAAGGGGTTCTGATAATTGATAACGATAATAGAATTATTGATGCTAATCCATCTGCATGGAAATATCTTCAGAGAGCAAAGCCTGCAATTGGATCAAGCATCCAGGATATATTTCCGGAATGGTACGCCAGATACAGTGTAGATAAGAGAGAATCAGGCACACTTTCTATTTCCGGAGAAAATAATAATAAATTTTGGCTTTTGTGGTCTATCTCTACTATTAATGATATTGAAGAATGTTCTATTGGTTCGTGCCTGATAATCAAGGACATTACTCAGCAGTATGAGGCAAACGAAAAAATAAATGCCCAGACATTGCATCTTGAAAACCTTACACAGGATCTGATTAATGCAAATCGGTCACTTCAACTGATGACAGGTATTACCAGGCATGATATTCTCAATATGATTTCTGTTCAACGAGGGTATATGGAGATTGCAATGAAGGATAAGACAGTTGAATCATATGCTCATGCAGTCCACATGTCTTATAATGCATCTCTGGAAATACAGGGATTAATTAAATTTACACAGGAATATCAGGATATTGGTGCAGTTCAGCCTTCTTGGATGAATCTGGCATTATTAATTCAGGATCAAATTAGATTCTTTAATAATGACAATATTAATCTGATTACTTTCATTCCTGCTGATATCGAAATTCTTGTTGAACCATTATTTGCCAAAGTATTCTATGTTCTTATTGAAAATTCTTTGAGACACGGCCAGATGTTGACTGAGATTATGATTTATTGCCGTCGTGAGAATGACCTGATTATTTATTATGAAGATAATGGGGTTGGAATCAGAAATGAAGATAAAGTAAAAATATTTAAAACAGGATTTGGAAAAAATACCGGCCTTGGATTATATCTTGCAAAGGAGATTTTAATGGTGCATGACTGTTCAATTATTGAAACCGGGATTCCCATGTCTGGGGTTCGATTTGAAATCACCATTCCAAGTAATCGCTGGAGAAAATGTTAA
- a CDS encoding winged helix-turn-helix transcriptional regulator — MRQKIFQIVCDNPGISFSKLGQHLKVNESTLRYHIARIEKNDALLHMNRENHIIFLRVTMRIP; from the coding sequence ATCAGGCAGAAAATTTTTCAGATTGTCTGTGATAATCCAGGGATAAGTTTTTCAAAGCTTGGGCAACATTTAAAAGTCAATGAGAGTACTCTTCGATATCATATCGCCAGAATAGAAAAAAACGATGCATTACTGCATATGAATCGGGAAAATCACATCATTTTTTTGAGAGTCACCATGCGTATTCCATAG
- a CDS encoding TetR/AcrR family transcriptional regulator: MAKIITQYRDEAKKRIIQAGLEVLLEKGYCNTTMEEIARRLEVTKPALYRYFTSKDELIIESAKDGQTQYRNKIAENGENHCPVNSWIELFDLVFDQDLGYQSLYLDIVSMSFRRKDLQVFSCARMKEEIEHITRRYTALRDEGVVRPDIDPHHLALTLIALFNGMRLESLLGVDRKELRDTWLKNVYELLFTKEQKEKMNCTECRWKEDCERIIHTISHE, translated from the coding sequence ATGGCTAAGATTATCACTCAATATCGGGATGAAGCAAAAAAAAGAATAATTCAGGCTGGTTTAGAGGTATTACTCGAAAAAGGATATTGTAATACCACCATGGAAGAGATTGCACGACGGCTTGAGGTCACGAAACCGGCGCTATATCGTTATTTTACAAGTAAAGATGAACTCATTATTGAAAGTGCGAAAGACGGGCAGACACAATATCGTAATAAAATTGCCGAGAACGGAGAGAATCACTGTCCGGTTAACTCCTGGATTGAACTGTTTGATCTTGTATTTGACCAGGATTTGGGATATCAATCGCTCTATCTTGACATCGTTTCCATGTCATTTCGAAGAAAAGATCTTCAGGTCTTCTCATGTGCCAGGATGAAAGAAGAGATTGAACATATTACCCGAAGGTATACTGCTCTTCGGGATGAGGGAGTAGTTCGTCCCGATATTGATCCCCATCATCTTGCACTTACCCTGATTGCCCTGTTCAACGGAATGAGACTTGAATCTCTCCTCGGTGTTGATAGGAAAGAACTCAGGGATACCTGGCTTAAAAATGTATACGAATTACTGTTTACAAAAGAACAGAAAGAAAAGATGAATTGTACAGAGTGCAGATGGAAAGAAGACTGTGAAAGGATTATACATACGATATCTCATGAATAG
- a CDS encoding winged helix-turn-helix transcriptional regulator has product MYSRYSSGLSGRIFHQVSECPGITRRELADKLGVTSPTVTRAVRNIYKENFIILVRKRKCIPHFLSHSECNMGRDNPCLIKDN; this is encoded by the coding sequence TTGTACTCCCGTTATTCGTCAGGACTTTCAGGGAGAATTTTTCACCAGGTCAGTGAATGCCCCGGGATTACACGAAGAGAACTTGCAGACAAGCTCGGAGTGACAAGTCCTACTGTAACCCGGGCTGTTCGAAATATATATAAAGAAAATTTTATCATTCTGGTCAGGAAAAGAAAATGTATACCGCATTTCCTTTCACATAGTGAATGCAACATGGGGAGAGATAATCCCTGTTTAATTAAAGACAATTAA
- a CDS encoding Hsp20/alpha crystallin family protein: MSLFKKEKGTEITPSRPGSAISMRDRRIDFVDDFDSIFNDFRQSFDNLMKPYFPVEFFPREMMDFHPVKFAPLDLVDEGDHYRVQVELPGMSKEDVEVNITANRLQIQAQKESSTENSDTNYLHRERYSSVWRREVSFPEEVCPDKSQGTMKDGVLELNILKKEPKTKDQSYSIKIN, from the coding sequence ATGAGCCTATTCAAAAAAGAAAAAGGAACAGAAATTACTCCCTCAAGACCTGGATCTGCGATATCCATGAGGGATCGAAGAATCGACTTCGTTGATGATTTTGACTCTATCTTCAATGATTTTCGTCAGTCATTTGATAATTTAATGAAACCATATTTCCCGGTTGAGTTCTTTCCCCGTGAGATGATGGATTTCCATCCGGTGAAATTTGCCCCATTAGATCTTGTCGATGAAGGAGACCATTATAGAGTTCAGGTTGAACTTCCGGGAATGTCTAAAGAAGATGTTGAAGTAAATATTACTGCAAACAGGCTTCAAATTCAAGCACAAAAGGAATCTTCAACAGAAAATTCAGATACAAATTACCTCCATCGTGAAAGATATTCTTCTGTGTGGAGGCGAGAAGTCAGTTTCCCTGAGGAAGTGTGCCCGGACAAAAGTCAGGGAACTATGAAAGATGGCGTATTGGAGTTAAACATCCTAAAAAAGGAGCCAAAAACCAAAGATCAATCATATTCCATTAAGATAAATTAA